The Rissa tridactyla isolate bRisTri1 chromosome 12, bRisTri1.patW.cur.20221130, whole genome shotgun sequence DNA window ATtgctttaaagagaaacaaaacataaagcatTAAACATTGAAGGTGATAAGACTGAGTCACTTACCGGcccgaggaggagggagcagccacATCAGGGTGCTCAGGGCACTAAAGCCACCCTAGACCATGGTGAAGGAGCAGCATCAACAGCAGCCACCCTTCTTCTAGAGGGTCTGCTCCCCACAATGCTGTGCTATATATCAATTACTTAATCACCGAGTGAGGGATCCCAATCAGCACCCACTAATTATCCTAATGAAGCAGGCCTGCTTCTGCTAGTTGCTGATGAAGCAGATTCTGCTGGAGGGAGGGCtctcccccgtcctgtcccccccagcccaccgaCAGGGGTTGGCAGTCAGGTCTCCTGCTGGGCTTGGGGTGGCTCCACTGGCCATGGCTTTGCCCGGATCGATGTGCACACCAGGGCCACCATGTCCCTCACAGCCCTGCGGGGGTCAGCGCTCCCTGCATGGGGGTGTCCCAGCAAGCAGAGGCTGGGAAGCAGTGATGGAGGCAGCAGAGGAGTCCGTGGGGTCCCTCATGGCTAATGCCACGTGCCGGCGGTGTGTGCCACAGCCCTCTGCTCGGCATCAGCAACAGCTGGGATCCCACCAGCGGTGCAGGCTGCATCCCACCTCAGCTCAGAGCACGCCAGCCTGATTCTGTACCCACCATGGCCACGATTCCCCACCGGAGCGGTCTGGGCACAGGGAACtcacccagcaccaccagccatcTGTCCCTGGCTCTTGGAGCAGGAAGGACATGATGGAAGAGGCTCCTCTTGCAAGAGCAGGTGCTGGGGCTGCACTGGACCACGAGCCCACATGGGGACACAGGAATGGCTCCAGCAGGACAGAAGCAGCACCAGATCCCAGAAGCATCCGCCAGAAAATGCCTCTGAAGCACCAGAAGCCACACATGGACATTGCATGTGCCCCAGGAACCATCAGCTCCTGTTAACAGGGATGCTAAGAAATCCTCTCATACACGAGctacacctttttctttttttctttttttgtgaggTCTGTTTGTATTTAATTATCAAATTGCAAAGTATTTACACCAACATCAGAGTTTCAAAGCatctccaccccccccccaccaccacccacaaaGCTGGAccttctcaggttttttttcccaaagttttattattatccaaaaaaaaaaaaaaagctaaatattttactttgacACTGAAAAAGGCAGGTGGGGGGCGGagaggggagctggggagagagacACAGATCCACACGTTCTCTGCATAGTCGGTTGGAGATCTTacaaaacactgtttaaaaaaatgataacAGCAGAGGAGAATAATTTGTAGGGCGTTATTGACCCCGGGAAGCCAAAGAGCATCCTTAGGTGGGGGCTCCCCCTCTGGAGTTTAttggcttaaaaaataaattggcagATGACAAAGGTGATGGAGGAGGGGTTCTCGGTCCCCGGGGCCTCCGGGTCATGATGGCTGCAGCGGTGAATCTGGAGATGCTGGGTCCCACCGGCACTGCTGCATGGACACAGGGATGGACACGTGGACACGCGGacacacagccccagccccgtgcAGGGAGGTTCCTCTGGGATCACTTCGCCAACTTCTGCCCTGAAATGTCCCCAGCACGTCTCCTTTGTCAGTGCTTGCCAAAAGCCATGGGGAATTAAGCCAGCCTGGGGTGTTCCTTGTGCCgaggctgtgctcctgctccGCTGCTTGCCCGAAAGAGCCAGAAACCGCCGGGTTAAGCCCGTTCCCATCCCGCTGCGCTCATGCAAGACCCTCTACGTGCTGCAGAAAACCAAAGGCCAAACCTCAACATGTGCTCTtgccttctctctccccagctttcgGATCAAATCTGGCTTCCACATGTTACAGTTTTAAGAGGTTTCTCCTGGGGGGGTTGTGGGGATTTTGTATAATTTAGGCAGAGCTATGGCACAGGCCACCCCTCGGACCGGCTGCTGCAGGACGGGGCTTCTCTGGCAGCACCGACGGGGACATGGCAGCCACCCATCCCAGGGATGCAAACATGGAAAGACCCAAAACATCGAGGTTTGGAGAgtccctgtcccctgcaggcACAGCAAATCTGCTAGGaacaggggtgggggggaagaaaaggctcCGAGTcccaaaatgatttaaaaaaaaaatccattaaaccAATCGCTGTTCTCCAAGCCAGCAAAGGCAGGATCTCTCCGTATCACTGAAGAGCCCGTTCAAGCTGATTTTGAAGGTTTTACTCATTAAAAAGGAGCCACCGACCAACCAAGCGAGCACTCGGTTCATAAATAAGCAGCCAGGGAGCTGCGGGAGCGAGCGGgaggcagcagcgtgcccgggcCCTGCTCCGATGGGGATTTGGGTAGGAAAGGGGGTTTtggccacccccctgcccctgTTCAGCTCCCACCCAGCTTTGACAGGACACCAGCACCACGGCgggggctggggagaggtggtttgggtctgctgcctgcagggaggcTGTGCCGGAGGGAAACCCCATCCCACAAGCCATAGGGAGGCCAAGAAAAACCACAGCCTGAGGACCGAGAGGTGGGCAAAGCCGCTGGCTCCCCTTCTCCAGGTCCTTCCTGAAGGCACCCTTGCACTGCCGCATCACTGCCCCACAGCATTCTCCAGTCCCATCCCACCCCTGGTCCAGGAGAGCATCCAAAGAGCCCCCAGGTCGTGGCTGGGACCCGAGAGGTGAGGGAGTGAAGCCTCGTAAACCACCACGGCGAAGGTTTTCCAGCTGGGTACAGCCTcagggggggagaaaaacagcACATGCAACTAATTCAACGTTTGGGAGGGTGCAGGGGCCGCTCGAGGGCTATGTACAAGGCAGGCGCCAGGCGGGAGAGTGCAGAGGCTGGGCATAGATAACCCCCACCGCCGAAACGTGGCTGAGAGCTTTGGGAGCCAGCAAGGGGGGAGATGAGAATTCAAGTGTCTCCCGTGTGGCACAGTGCTTCCCAGGACTCTCCTTCGGGATGACAGCCCATGGCTGGGGATGCTCCCACCACGTGGGGAACACAGCCCGGCAGCCGAGACgtgagggagagggggggaaggcAGCTAAAAACGTACCTGGTGGACAAAAGCATCTGTGAAAGACGAGTATGTCCCCCAAAACGCTCCCACACCCTGAACAACCACCCGTGCCATTCTCCTGAGCCCTGTGGTGCCACCAGATTTGGTGGCAGGGCTATCCCATGGGACTCTGCTGGTGGGAAAGCTGGTGGTagagctgctgggggggtggctggggggatcTGTGGTGCACTTTCAGGGGGCCAGCTGGAAGACCAGGACTGGCCACAGGCAGGGCGAGGGCTCTGCTGGCACCCCTGGGTGCCGCTCTCAGGAGAGACAGGACTGGTCCCCTGGAGGGACAGACGCAGCTGGAAGACTCGAATGTGCACCTATGGGATGGTGACTGCCACCGGAGCCAGGAGCAGCCACGTTTCATGCTCCTGGCGCCCACTAGCATGGCTCAGAGCCCTGCCACGGCGAGGCTGGAGGGATGCCCGAGGAAGGGGCACCGCCAGCATCCTGTCATCACCCCACGCTGGCACCACCACCCAGCACATCGTCCCATCTGAACCAGCCAAGGCTTGGTGAAATGTCTCTGCCAGCACCTTCGGGAGAACCGGAGCCaagggggacagctgggagggcGAAGGGGCAGGGAAATTTGTGCTGATTTAGAGACGGGGTGTAGAAGGCCAGGGCCACGTGTTCGAGGTGGGGGGTGCTGCCCCCCAGTTCCTCTGAGCTCACCCCAGAGctgctgggcggggggggaaaggtCTCCCAAAAGCCAAGTCTCTTGTCGGGAGATGCTCCGCTCGCCCTCCTGAGACGGCTCCGCTGGTGCCCGCAGGCTCCTCTTGCCAACGGGACGGTGCCGCTTCATTAAACACAGGCCAGAAGTCTTAATGAGTGATGGGGGGACCCAGCACCTCCCCTGGCCGCATCTGGAGGCAATGCCCCATCCTGCTCCGGGGCTGCTCCGCAAAAACCGGCCCCTCGGCGGGGAGGCCAGCCCTCGGCGTCCCGCGGCGAGGACGGCGGCGTCCCTGGTGCCAGGAGCAGCTCCGGGTCTATAGGTTCTCGCCGGGCTGGTACTGGGGCTCTGTCGAGGTGAAGTAGTcctccaggaaagcctgcaggtaCTCGAAGGTGGGTCGCTCCTCCGGGTCCTTCCGCCAGCACTGGCACATGAGGTCGTGCAGGGACTCGGGGCACTCGGGCGGGCAGGGCATGCGGTATCCCCGCTCCACCTGGTCCAGCACCTCCCGGTTCACCATCCCTGTGTGCGGGCAGAGACACAGCGCCGAGTGAGAGATGGGCCAGATCCTGCACCCTGCCTTTCCCGGACGGGAGACCGAGGGCATCACCCTGGGACGAGCCTTACAGGCAACCCCAGTGACTTGACGCAGGGAAAGAGGGACCCCCCAGCCCAACAGCACTCGTCCCCGCCATCCCATCACCTTACTTGGAGACcaaagtgggacagggtggctgtgACCTTGCatcccagccaggctctgctcgCCCTAGGAGGGCAGGACTCAAACTGGGCAGCGGCAGCTCACTCCTGAGCCCAGCCTCCCTGCCCAAATAGCAGGAGAAACTTTGCACCAGTTTGCTCCTCCACAAAGATGGCTCTGGGGGCCACAGAGTGCCAGGAGTGAGCGCTGGGCGAGGGTGGCTGGCCCTGGGGCACCGTGATGGGGTATCTGCTGTCAGGTGCCAGCTCTTACCTGGGTACGGCACTCTGCCCTTGGTGGTCAGCTCGGTCAAGAGGATGCCGAAGGACCAGACATCGGACTTGATGGTAAACCTGCCGTACAGAGCAGCTTCGGGGGCCGTCCACTTGATGGGGAACTTCGCAcctggatggggagggagggtgaggggctgCTCCTGGCCCCAGGGTACCCGAGGGCACATGGGCTGTGAGTGCCTCCAGGACCCCCATGTGCTGGCTCCAGATGCAACGCACGCCCCTGGGGACCGGGGACCACAGAGTGGCCATTGCTCTGGTGCCACCTGCCTGGGCACGGTGCCGGCAGCCCCGGGCACGCACCTTGCCGAGCGGTGTACTCGTTGTCCTCGATGAGCCGTGCCAAGCCGAAGTCAGCCACTTTGCACACCAGGTTCTCCCCCACGAGGATGTTGGCTGCCCGCAGGTCCCGGTGGACATAGTTCATCCTTTCCACGTAAGCCATGCCAGATGCGATCTGCGGGGACCGGGACATGGGGCATCGAGGCTGGCGGGGTGACACAAGGGTCCCCCAGGAGTGCCTGGCACCACTGAGAGGAATGGCTCCGCAGTGGGACCTAACCCGGGATGTGGGAGCAGCTGGTTGCTCAGGAAAACCCAAGGAGATGCAGGTTTGCTGGCCAGGGAGAGCGGGCAGCAACAGGAATGGGCGAAATGATGGTCCCTGACTGCAACCCAGCTCCAGCTGAGCACCCAGTGGGGACGGCAGCACCCAACCCAAGCCAAGCAAGGCTGTGGAGCACCCCACCACCCTGCCACCCGACAGCCACGACAGCCCAGTGAGGTGCTCGGGCAGCCTGTGCCCTTGCAGGGGGATGCAGGAGGCCCGGGGATGCGCAAACCCACCTGAGCTGCCATATCCACGAGCTGGGGCAGCCGCAGGTACTTGCCCATCTCACCCTTCAGGAAGTCCAGGAGGCTCCCTGCGAGGAAGACCATGGTCATGGCAATCCAGAGGAGCAGAGTCCCTCAGCCGCCCCCGCAGTATCCCTCCTGCGCTCACCCTTGCTCATGTACTCGGTGACGATATAAATGGGCTCCTCCGAAACCACAGCGTAGAGCTGAACCAACTTCTCATGCCGGAGCTTCTTCATGACTTGGGCTTCCTGCAGGAAGGCCTCCGGGGACATGGTGCCGGGCTTCAGCGTCTTGATTGCCACCCGGGTGGTGCCATTCCAGGTCCCTGTGGCACAGGATGCATTTATGGAGCACATGGCCGTGTCCCTCACCTGCTCCCCTACCCCACTGCAGGTTCCGGGCAACTGCAgatggctggggagaggaggcaggtggtgacaccgggaggacagcaGGGTGGGAGCAGTCCTTACCCATCCACACCTCTCCGAAGCAGCCCTGTCCCAGCTTGACCTCCAGCCGCAGCGATTCCCGGGGGATCTCCCAGGCATCCTTGGCAAGACCTTGGGTCTGGGGCTTGGACGTGGGGCAGACGTTGGTGAGACGGTGGCACAAGCCGTCGGCGTGTTCTAGTGCAGGAGGGGACACCACCAGGGTGACACTTGGGCGTTTCGGCACGTGATGTCTTTACCCCACATCTTCCCAGCAAAACACCTCGGGGACCCGTACCCAAACCCTCACCCTCTTCCCTAAAACCAGCTTTTCACCAGGGTCCCCCCCAACTGGtttgcagcccccccagcagcaagggcaggcaCAGCACCCAGGGTGTCACCCAGACCCCAAGGGGACCCCAAGTGGCTACCCACTGGAGTAATAGGccaccagctgctgcaggctgTTGAACTGGGTGCGGGAGGTGATGTAGAAGCCGCCACTGTCCAACTTGCGGATCTTGTAGTGCTTCACGTTGAGCCCCTTGGCGTTGTCGAAGTCCGAGACGGAGAGGCAGTAGGCACCTGCGGGCAGGACAGAGGGGTTGTGGGGGAGATGCACCGCAGATGGGTGCTCCCCACAGCGTCCCCACGGACTGTGTCCCCCCTGCAGGCTGGCACCGAGGAAGAGACCCCGCTGCGTTTGGGGGGCCCCAGCAGGCAGGAAGGTGAGCAGCCCCCGGGGCAAAGGGATGAACATGGCAAAGAGGGGATGCTGAAGCAGGGGAGAGGACCAGACAGGAGGCAGGCTGGGCCACAACTCCAACATCTCGGCATCTCAGAGGGGAGCCAAGGGGCTGGTGGGCCCAGTTCCCTCCTCGACAAATCCCACCGTGGGCATCACTTTGGGTGCGTGTCTCTGCTCTGCCCACACGAGAGCAACACCGCGCTGCTGGGGCCCCAAATAACCAAAGGGAAGATTTATGCCACTGCTTCAACGAGCTGTTTCCAccagaataaaataaacagtgacatcaaaacagaaaggaacaTCAAGGATCTTTTCCCAAAGGTGCATTTGGAGCCAAACTAAACCACGTTTCCAGGTAAGAAATAGCATCCTCAGGCAGCCAAACCGCGAAGATCACAACTTGCACTTTCAGGAGGTACAAAACAGGCATCGAGTTGTTAGACTTGAAAGAAGAACCTAAAGATTCATCAGTGCCTCTGCCTGGTTGCCCAGGAAGCACGTGTTCAAGATTTTGCCACTATATAGGgaccaggaaaaaacaaaagacgTCTACCTGGGGGtgtaaaagaaaaccccaaaccaggcaAATAGAGCATCCTGCTTGGTGGTCCTGCCAGAGCTGGTGGGGCacccagctcccaccctgccaTGAGCTGAACCATCTCTTGGAAGGGCCGTgtctctccagccctgtgggCTCACTGCTGTAACGGTGCGTTCGGCACAGAGATGTCACCGGGGATTTAACTGGTGCATcagctcctgctccctggggACCGGCACTGGCAGGGGAGACCCCAGGATGCTCCCCGTGCCGAGGCGCATCGCTCATCGACCCCAAACATCGGCTCCTGCCTACAAGGGACGAACgactcttttctctttcttcctccccgtGCACCTAAGCTGGGGGAACCGGGACCACGCAGAATGACCGAGGGGACCGGGGTCCCTGTGCGgatgcccccccaccccccactcaCCTTTCGTGGTCTCACTCTCCCGGACCAAGAAGGTTCCTCGGGGGTTTTCGGGGTTGAGCAGCAGCCGCTCGGATTCCCGGCGGGTGATCTTCCCAAAATACCACCTGCAAGAGCAAGTCAGCGGCTCAGCACCCAGCACTCTCCCCCCTGACTCCATTGCCTGTCCAAGCTgggagctcagccccagcccccctcTGCTGCAGGTTTTGGAGACCACGGGCTGCGTCTCCAGGCTCAGGCACCCCCGGGTGCACCATGTCCCTGTACACCCCGGGCTGGGCATCACGCGAGGAGCAACCATGGACTACATAACACTTTCACTCCAAAAACCTCCCCAAATGAGGGGCTCTGGGGACCCCTGAAGCCCCCCAAGCTCTTGCTGGGGGTGGATGCCATGCCactggctggggacaggctgtgggGACGTGGCTGGCACCTCCTGCTCTTGGACTTATGGCCAGCTTtgcccctgcctgctctccctgtgtgACAGCCGCCTCCGTGCTCAGCCTGATCTGCAGAGGCGGAGCCGGCAGCATCCTCAGGCATGGATGTGTGTCCGTGCAGAGGAGTAAAAACCAGACCCAAAGCATCAGCCCCTGCTACGCCACCGCTCATCCCTCCACCGCGCAAGCACGCCGCACCTCCGCGCTTTATGGGCCTTATAGAAAGGCTGGAAAACGCTTATGGGGTGTGCaaattcaaaagggaaaaataacaaaaaggaaaaaacccggAGGCCTTGCGAGTTTTGCccgggagaggggcagggggagggaggagcgctCGGggtgcattttgcattttctatcGCTCGTCTTTAAACTGTCTCAAAGATGGCAATTACTCTTCAGCCTGGATGGAGTCTGAGGGCGCGACATAGTTACTGGGGATGTAGCCCGTCTGTCCTGTAGTGAGGGAATGAGCCAGCCACCAGTCACCTTCCCTGCAAGAGAACCAAAACACACTCAGTGTGAAGCCAGGAGCCCCCCGGCCAGACCCTCTCCTGTCCGCAGAGCCCGGCCAGGAAGGGGtgcagcccccacagcccccagccccgcagcccccaggactcctgctgccagctcctgcccgtGGCTCCCTCTGGGCAAGCTCTCGGTATTGGGGCCACCCATCCATCCGCATATGGGATGCTTTAAACTTAAATGGGGCAGGGCAGCCAGCGAGCCAAAACACCTTCGGAGCCACCTGAATGCGAACGGGGTCTGGCTGGAGCTGGAGGGGTACTGGGGATCCGAGGGCAGCGGGGAGCGACAGGCGAGGGGGAGGAAACGGGGAAAAGCCACAGCATGATGGTAGTGATGAAAAAAAAGCACCAGGAAAACCCAAGAGAAAGCATTTGTTAAATacaggctgcagaaaagcaaCAGGACAAGGCTGAGATTTGAGGGCAGAGGGGGAGTGATGCCCAGCCTGGATGCAGCGggctccatccagcctgggcaCATCACCTCCAGCCCCGGGATGGGCACCCTGCACGGCCACAGCCCCTGACCACCAGCTTCCCCCAGTCCCAGCAAGGGCTACGACTGCTCGCACAGAGCCACGCACACCCTCTGCGCTGGCCCCACGGCCCTGAGCACggctctgccctgcaggagcccCCACGCTGTCCCCAAAAACCCAGGGCTGACCTGctgtccctccttccctgggCACGGCGGCCACAAggatgtccccaggagctggcagggtgCGGGCGCCTTCTCactgctctgccccctccccgcagggTCCCGCACAGGATGGGGCAGGAAGGGACAATAAATAGAGAAGAACAAGGGGACGGTGGGAGGTGGCTTCCCCTTCCCCGCAGACAGCAGGGCTTCCTCCTGCCACCTGCATCTTCTCGCCCATCAAAGACGAAGTCACCTAATTTATCCTGACCACGAGGGAGACGAGGCTACAGGAAAACTGCAGATCCGTGGGAACAGCCCCGCAAGGACGCAAGAACTTGGCAGGATGACCTCCACAAACACTTTACAGAAATACCTTAATAACCTCAATCACCACTGCAAGATCCACCAGACCACATCCAGACCCCTGCAGACCTGTAAACTTCCATCCTCGCTCCAGACACACCAGCAGCTTGTGACTTTTTGCCTGTCCCAGCTAAACCAGTGATGCTTCGAAGCGCCTGGGAGAAGCCGGACACAGCCCCTGGCTCCTCATGCTggtgccagcagggctggggaaggcgaGGACCCTCTGGTCATCTTCTCCCAACCACACagccaggccctgctgcccgcccagAGCCAGTCCCCAGCTTCACAGTAGCCCCAGTTTGTATTCTAACTTCTCCCAGTCCCGCTGCATCTTGTGTCAGGTAGCTTGGGCTCCCCAGCCGGAGCTGCTGCCCCCGTCACCTTTACTGGGGCGGCTCCGAAGGGGACGGGAGGATGGTTGGGCTCCTTTCCCACGGGACCGGAGAAAACATCCGCTTGAGAAATGCCCAGCTTTTGACTTGTGGCTTTATTCCAGCTTGGGCTGCAAGCTGGGAATTCGGCAAAAACAAACTATTCCAAAAATGTCtcagcgggggaaaaaaaaaaaataatcaccatcatcaaaacaaagcatttcaacaATTCCCTGCACAATCTTACCCAAAATACCCCACCGCAtccctgctggctgccagctggctGGGAGGAGACCTCCTCCTGCTGGAAATGGTACCACGGGAGCCCTTCTGCACTGGGGTGGGTGGATTTGGCCCCATCTGGGAGGCCGAGGGTCCCTGGAGACAGCTGGAGCTTTACTGGGATGCGGGAGCAGGGAGGTGAGTGATGCGGAGGCTTCTCCTCTCGCCCTGCGCAACCCCAGCCCCGTTAGAGCAGCCAAAACCCGAAGCCACCCTGCAAAGCCACTGGTGGCCGGTCATCCTCATGTCCATGGGCTCCTGCTGCGCCTGGGCTGACCCCAAAcaccctccccacagccccagggcaCCAACTGTGCCCCCTCTGGGAGCCAGAGGAAGGGGACATCGCTGCCTGCCTTTTGTCGTTCCCAAAGCGCGGCAGCCCAAGCTGCTCCCGGACCGTCCGAGCACCTCTGGGCATTCAGCAAGAAGAGAGATTTACCCCCCTGAGCACCACACAAACTGCACAGATTtctccaccacccccctccctgtGGATATCCCCCCCATGCAGCTGCAGCAGTCACCGGGAAGGTCAGCAGCTAGATCCTGCACCCTCCACCGATGGACCGCCATCGccaaaaaaaaggccttttgctCCCCAGGATGCTGCAGAGCCCGTCACACCCTGACCCTTCCCTCTGACCAAGCCTTTGCCAAAcaacagcagaagaggaaaagaagtgtGGAAACCCCAGAAGGGGCTTAAGGCATAAAGAAACAAACCCTCATACATGGACACAATCTGGACCCGCAACGGGCAGAGCTCACTTTGTAACAGCCCAAACCGGAACCCAAGCCTGGGGCTAGTACGCTGCTGAGGCTGTGAAAGCAAGAAGCACCAAACTCCCCAAATTCAGGCTTTTCCTGCAGTGCTGAAGCCCTGCGCATCCTGGACTTCATTGATTAAATCAATCGCCATTAGCAAACAGTGTTGGAACAAGAGGAACACGGATCCGACCGAAAACATGTTTGTGCAACGTTGCCTGACCGCTGCAGGAGAAATATCAGCCCTGGGATGTTCCCTCATCGTTCCACCCTTTGACTTTGCAAAGCTGTTTTGGGTGCCCAGGTTGGAGGCAGCAGCGGAGGGGCCAGCGGGAGCTGCGGACCCCGGGGACCTCATGGCAGCGCTGGGGACAGCCGAAGGATGCCGCAGACCATGCGTGCCAGCACAGACCACACGTGGGTTTAATACAGGACCATGTTCAGTAGCATTTTCCAGCTGGTCACACTGCCCTCCTCTACGCAGCAAGCCATGGGGGTGCTGCTACGACCAGGATGGAGAGCAAACACGCGGGAGGCAGGCTCCTAAAGGAAGTGCTTAAGCACCCTGAGCCActcacaaaaaatataaaaataaaattaaaaaatgcaacaatCAATGCAAAaaaggccaggagggagaagaCAGACAACTGAAAAGGGACTGCAGAGGGGTGGCAGGTGCAGACAAGGAAAGCGGGCCAGGTTCAGAGCTCCTGGGTGCAGACACAGCTCTGGATGGAGCAGCTCCCCAGCACGGGAAGGggctccctgctctgcccccgTTGAACAGGAGGACAAACCCAACCGACCACAAAAACATCGAGCAACCATCTCTTCCCAGCCCCCGCTCCACCCAACCTTGCCCTAGTGTGGGCAGCAGACAGGCTTTTATCGGGTAAgattgttaataataataatagtagtaaaaATCTGCCATACACACCTGACGTCCACTTTTCTCCTAAACGACAGCGTggcacagaggagagaaaaaaagagtcaaGAGAGAAGCTGAGATCAGAGACACCGTGCAAGCCCAGGGGAAAGCACCCGTGAAGTTGAGGAGGTGTGTCCAGGCAAACGAGAGGGAGCTGAGGCTCATGGCGACAGGAGACCGgcggggacacagccctgcaCTGGAGGGCATGGACTGGCCAGCAAGCAGAGGTGGCTTGGTGACAAGGCTGCAAGGCAATGGTGACCAGCAACAGGGCCAGGAGGACGCGGGAGAAGGCAAATGATTGTCTCCAGCACTGATGTCCTCAGACAAGTCATTGCGTCCATGTGAGTTTTGGCACATTCCTCTTTGAGCACCCGTCCCCGGGGAGAGCTGGccctgccggggccgggctcggGGGCTCCGCGGGAGGGAGGAAGGTGGCAGCTCACCCACGTGGGCttggctgcagggacagggacactcACGTGTTGTTGACGATCTGCAGGCGCTCTCCCTTCTTGAAGGACAAGTCTGTTTCGGTCCGAGACTCATAGTCGTAGAGGGCTACGAAGGTGGTGACTCCACCTGCGACAGAGACCACTCAGGACGGGCACAGCCACCAGTGCTGCCATGGCACGGCGCTGGGTGCCCCTCACCAGGGGCCCTCCTCTCCCACCATCCTCCCACCACCTCCCGTTTAGGGGTGCCTGGCACaagctctgctcccctcccagctcccttccccaTGGCGAGGGCTTTGCCTGACCATGGCGCCTTATTTTCCAAAAGACCCAACCTCCACCTACTGTTTTCCAGCTCCAGCTGAGTCCCTCAAAAGCAGGAGACACCATCATCACAAGAAGGAGCTGGAACCAAACCCACCAAGACCCAACTGAcgaaccccccctgccccaccaagCCCCAGCCCACACCGACCAGCCAGCGCCCCGGCACGCTGCGGCGAGGTGACCGTGTCGGAGGTGTTGAAGCCTCCAAAGAGCTTGGACTCGGCAGCCATGGTCCCGAAGGAGCGGCTGGGGGTGCGATGGGCATCGGGAGCGGCCGCCTTGCTGGGTGTCTGCGAGGCCGGGTAGCCCCCGTGGTGGGTGTTATCGGTGGGCTCCAGGCTGCGCCGGCGCTGGCTGGGGTCTTTGGGCTTGCTCTTGCTGCTCCCCATGGTCCCGGGCTGCAGGAGACAGACACACATGCATAGGGCttcttttgttattgttattattattatcatcattattattattattaagctgCCTTCCAGGGCTTGTGCGACAGACGCCTGCCCACTAGGAAACGAAACAACTTCTGGAGTCTGTTCAAGCATCAGCTGCCGGAAAGTCTGGCCATCCTGCCCTTGCCCTGGGACAGCATCGCCCCTCATTAAAGCCGAGCCACCTCCCGCGTGGCCGCAGCAGCCAGCGCGACGCCGGGAGTGGAGCTGCCAGGGAGCTTTGGGAGCGGAGGGAAGCACGCTCAGCCGTGGGAGCGAGGATGCCGAGCGCGGAGCCTGGACCAGTACTTGGGAAGGCGACTG harbors:
- the SRC gene encoding proto-oncogene tyrosine-protein kinase Src, with the translated sequence MGSSKSKPKDPSQRRRSLEPTDNTHHGGYPASQTPSKAAAPDAHRTPSRSFGTMAAESKLFGGFNTSDTVTSPQRAGALAGGVTTFVALYDYESRTETDLSFKKGERLQIVNNTEGDWWLAHSLTTGQTGYIPSNYVAPSDSIQAEEWYFGKITRRESERLLLNPENPRGTFLVRESETTKGAYCLSVSDFDNAKGLNVKHYKIRKLDSGGFYITSRTQFNSLQQLVAYYSKHADGLCHRLTNVCPTSKPQTQGLAKDAWEIPRESLRLEVKLGQGCFGEVWMGTWNGTTRVAIKTLKPGTMSPEAFLQEAQVMKKLRHEKLVQLYAVVSEEPIYIVTEYMSKGSLLDFLKGEMGKYLRLPQLVDMAAQIASGMAYVERMNYVHRDLRAANILVGENLVCKVADFGLARLIEDNEYTARQGAKFPIKWTAPEAALYGRFTIKSDVWSFGILLTELTTKGRVPYPGMVNREVLDQVERGYRMPCPPECPESLHDLMCQCWRKDPEERPTFEYLQAFLEDYFTSTEPQYQPGENL